TATCTTGGCACTTCCCAGGAATTCATTTATTATCTTCATTGAAGTGCCATGGGGAACGGCCAGGAATATAACATCAGCGTCGAAGTTGTAATCGTTCGTAAACCTCAAATCTAACCCTCTTAAGTTTGGATGAACCTTGTGAATCTTCTTTCCAGCATGTTCCCTGGATGTTACAGCAACTATCTCAACCTCGGGATGCATCGAAAGTAGACGTATGAGCTCCCCTCCAATGTATCCACTCCCCCCAACGATTGCCGCCCTTATCATCTCTTGGCCACCTCCACGGCGTATTCAACGAGTTTCCTTGCAATGTCAACTCCAGTTACCCTGGCCGCGTTCTTGAACTCCATATTTGGATTAACCTCATTAACCAGCAGACCATTCTTTCCCTCGAAGATGTCTATGGCCAAAGCACCCTCTCCAAATGCCTCCCAGGCTTTTATTGAGATCTCAACAACATCCTCCCTGTCACATGGCTCAGCCCTTCCTCCCCTCGCGGTGTTCGTTATCCAATGATCCGAATATCTATAGATCGCGGTGACGAATTCACCTCCGATGACATAACTCCTGATATCCCTTCCGGGCTTGTCAATGAATTCCTGGAAGTAGTGAATATTGTAGAGGGGGTTCTTCATCCACTTTTTGTGCTCCAACACGTTTTCTAGGGAATCCTCGTCATTTATTTTAGCCAATAATCTGCCCCAACTACCAAATACGGGCTTGGAAACTAGGGGATAACCCAATTCCTCTGGAATCTTCTTAGCAGACTTCTCGGAGAATGAAACCCTCCATCGGGGAACAGGAACCTTCTTGGCCAATTTTAGTGTCGCAAAGACTTTATCCCCAGCCTCCAACATTAGGTTGAAAGAGTTTACTGTTGGTGTTCCTTGTTCTTCGAGTAGTTTTGCTATGTATAGGGCTTTGTAGTGGCTTATGTTTCTGATTATTGCTACGTCTAGGTCGTATTTTTTGGGGAATGTTAGGTCGTCCTCGTGGAGCATTACCACTTCACCATACTCCCTAGCCCTATCCCTAATCATCAACTCCTCCTTCCTGAGTATAGTGTAAGTCACCCCAATCCTCATCCCAACCTCACTCCCCCCAATCCTCCTCAACCTCAGGAACCTCCTCAACTACCAAAGGGTTCAAACTAACAACCTCAAGCTCAACACCACAAACAGGACACTCCAAAACCTCATGCAACTCTACACTCTCAACCTCAAACTCCCCACCACAAACAGGACACACAATCTTTGGCATGTAAACCACCTCCTTCTGTTTTAATCCATCCTTATCAGGATCCTTCCAAGTCTAACTTCCTCCATCCATAACTCATCAGCGTCAAGGGGATCGAACTCGTGAATCTCCCTGATTATGCCATTGGTTACCTCCATTGTAGTTGCAGTTCCCCCCATGTCGGGGGTGAGATTGCCCTTTGAAACGTAACTCCTCACGGCCTCCCACACTACCTTTCCATCTAGACCGAGATAATCCAGCATCATGGCGGCACTCAGTATAGCCCCTATGGGATTAGCTATCCCTTTTCCAGCTATATCGGGAGCGGAACCGTGTATTGGTTCAAACAGAGCTATATCGTCCCCATAATTTCCACTTGGCACAACCCCTATGCTCCCAGCATGTATGGTGGCTAGATCAGACAATATGTCCCCGAACATGTTCTCAGTGAGCACAACCCCAACATTCCAGGGATCCCTAACGAGCTTTATCGTGAAAGAATCAACGATTGCCTCCCTAACATCCACTCCCTCCTCCCTAGCAACTTCAAGAACAACGCTCCTGAAGAATTTGTCACTAGCTAGAACGTTTGCCTTGTGAACTAGCGTTATAAATGAATTCCTTTCCTTTGCCACTTTGACTGCAAACCTTGCTATCCTCTCGGCCCCTTCCCTAGTAATGATCCTGAAGTCTATTGCCTTATCCGAGTATAGAACCCCCTCCCTGCTGTAAAGGCCCTCACTGTTCTCCCTAACTATCACTATCTCCCTGTTGT
The window above is part of the Pyrococcus sp. NA2 genome. Proteins encoded here:
- a CDS encoding isocitrate/isopropylmalate family dehydrogenase, whose product is MYRVAVIKGDGIGPEVVDAAIKVINAVTNRIRFQEFEGGLEVFKRYGKPIREEDLEEIKRMDAVLFGATTTPFNVPGYRSLILTLRRELGLYANLRIVPDLKNNREIVIVRENSEGLYSREGVLYSDKAIDFRIITREGAERIARFAVKVAKERNSFITLVHKANVLASDKFFRSVVLEVAREEGVDVREAIVDSFTIKLVRDPWNVGVVLTENMFGDILSDLATIHAGSIGVVPSGNYGDDIALFEPIHGSAPDIAGKGIANPIGAILSAAMMLDYLGLDGKVVWEAVRSYVSKGNLTPDMGGTATTMEVTNGIIREIHEFDPLDADELWMEEVRLGRILIRMD
- the lysX gene encoding lysine biosynthesis protein LysX; amino-acid sequence: MRIGVTYTILRKEELMIRDRAREYGEVVMLHEDDLTFPKKYDLDVAIIRNISHYKALYIAKLLEEQGTPTVNSFNLMLEAGDKVFATLKLAKKVPVPRWRVSFSEKSAKKIPEELGYPLVSKPVFGSWGRLLAKINDEDSLENVLEHKKWMKNPLYNIHYFQEFIDKPGRDIRSYVIGGEFVTAIYRYSDHWITNTARGGRAEPCDREDVVEISIKAWEAFGEGALAIDIFEGKNGLLVNEVNPNMEFKNAARVTGVDIARKLVEYAVEVAKR
- the lysW gene encoding lysine biosynthesis protein LysW; this encodes MPKIVCPVCGGEFEVESVELHEVLECPVCGVELEVVSLNPLVVEEVPEVEEDWGE